The following proteins are encoded in a genomic region of Actinomadura sp. NAK00032:
- a CDS encoding PHB depolymerase family esterase — translation MSVLVAALVAAAAVLTGPPASAAALTEVTSFGTNPTGLRMHVYVPDRVQEKPPVLLAIHWCTGSGPAMYSGTEFARLADRYGFVVVYPSATRGGACFDVSSARALRRDGGSDPVGIMSMVRYALQRHGGDASRVFVTGVSSGAMMTNVMLANYPDVFAAGAVFAGVPDGCFATADGSGWNSACANGTILKTPQQWGDIARSAYPGYSGTRPRVQLWHGTADDTLRYPNFGEEIDQWTNVHGLSATPTSTDQPQQGWTRTRYGDKVEAYSLQGVGHNLMASGMAQRAIQFFGLDQGGTTEPPGDGDGCAVSYAVNAWNTGLVASITVTNTGSAAINGWTLGFTLPAGQAITSGWGAAYRPESGAVTAANVSYNAAIPAGGSVGIGFQATHTGGTGAPSAFTLNGAACGAS, via the coding sequence GTGAGTGTGCTCGTGGCCGCGTTGGTCGCCGCGGCGGCGGTTCTCACGGGACCGCCGGCCTCGGCGGCGGCGCTGACGGAGGTCACGAGTTTCGGGACGAACCCGACCGGGCTGCGGATGCACGTGTACGTCCCCGACCGCGTCCAGGAGAAGCCGCCCGTCCTGCTGGCGATCCACTGGTGCACGGGGTCGGGGCCGGCGATGTACTCGGGCACGGAGTTCGCCCGGCTCGCCGACCGGTACGGGTTCGTCGTCGTCTACCCGTCCGCGACGCGCGGCGGGGCCTGCTTCGACGTGTCGTCGGCGCGGGCGCTGCGGCGCGACGGCGGGAGCGACCCGGTCGGGATCATGTCGATGGTCCGGTACGCGCTCCAGCGGCACGGCGGGGACGCGTCGCGCGTGTTCGTCACCGGGGTGTCGTCCGGCGCGATGATGACGAACGTGATGCTGGCGAACTACCCGGACGTGTTCGCCGCGGGCGCGGTGTTCGCGGGTGTGCCCGACGGCTGCTTCGCCACCGCGGACGGCTCCGGCTGGAACAGCGCGTGCGCCAACGGGACGATCCTCAAGACGCCGCAGCAGTGGGGCGACATCGCGCGCTCCGCCTACCCCGGCTACTCCGGGACCCGGCCGCGGGTGCAGCTGTGGCACGGCACCGCCGACGACACGCTGCGCTACCCGAACTTCGGCGAGGAGATCGACCAGTGGACGAACGTCCACGGCCTGTCCGCGACGCCGACCTCGACCGACCAGCCGCAGCAGGGCTGGACGCGCACCCGCTACGGCGACAAGGTCGAGGCGTACTCCCTGCAGGGCGTCGGCCACAACCTGATGGCCTCCGGCATGGCGCAGCGGGCGATCCAGTTCTTCGGCCTCGACCAGGGCGGCACCACCGAGCCGCCCGGGGACGGCGACGGCTGCGCCGTCTCCTACGCGGTGAACGCGTGGAACACGGGACTGGTGGCGAGCATCACCGTCACCAATACCGGGTCCGCGGCGATCAACGGCTGGACGCTCGGCTTCACCCTCCCCGCCGGGCAGGCGATCACCTCCGGCTGGGGCGCCGCCTACCGGCCCGAGAGCGGCGCGGTGACCGCGGCGAACGTGTCCTACAACGCCGCGATTCCCGCAGGTGGATCCGTCGGGATCGGCTTCCAGGCCACCCACACCGGCGGCACCGGCGCGCCGTCCGCGTTCACGCTCAACGGCGCCGCGTGCGGCGCCTCCTGA
- a CDS encoding TerD family protein, which produces MTVSMVKGQRISLEKPGGVLSMVRMGLGWDAVKKKGFFGSRVRDIDLDASCVLFADQNLADVVYFGKLVSDDGSVRHTGDNLTGAGDGDDESVIVDLNRLPVHVTSLVFTVSSFNGQTFNEVENAFCRLVNEMDGGELARYTLTGGGAHTAMVMARIYRHGGAWKMNAIGEPCHGRTFQDMLPAIAAHA; this is translated from the coding sequence GTGACGGTGTCGATGGTGAAGGGCCAGCGGATCTCGCTGGAGAAGCCCGGCGGCGTGCTCAGCATGGTCCGGATGGGCCTGGGCTGGGACGCGGTGAAGAAGAAGGGGTTCTTCGGCTCCCGCGTGCGGGACATCGACCTCGACGCGTCCTGCGTCCTGTTCGCCGACCAGAACCTCGCGGACGTGGTGTACTTCGGCAAGCTCGTCAGCGACGACGGCTCCGTCCGGCACACCGGCGACAACCTGACCGGCGCGGGCGACGGCGACGACGAGTCGGTCATCGTCGACCTGAACCGCCTCCCGGTGCACGTCACCTCGCTGGTGTTCACGGTCAGCTCGTTCAACGGCCAGACGTTCAACGAGGTGGAGAACGCGTTCTGCCGGCTGGTCAACGAGATGGACGGCGGCGAGCTCGCCCGGTACACGCTGACCGGCGGCGGCGCCCACACCGCGATGGTCATGGCCCGCATCTACCGGCACGGCGGCGCCTGGAAGATGAACGCGATCGGCGAGCCCTGCCACGGCCGCACGTTCCAGGACATGCTCCCGGCGATCGCGGCGCACGCCTGA
- a CDS encoding type I polyketide synthase: MGERPGGTDGRAVAIVGAGCRLPGGITGLDGLWAALERGDDLVGQVPPERFEADRFVDERMPRASRSYTRAGGFLTEDPGGFDAAFFGISPKEAAAMDPQQRLLLETAVEALDDAGIDPASLAGSDTGVFIGISDPAYGVLQMLEPCGIGPYTMSGSTLSIASNRLSQVFDLRGPSMSIDTACSSSLLAVERGWRTLVEGRSRVVLAGGMHLLLSPGSFVGFSQASMLSPTGRCRAFSADADGFVRAEGGGLVVLKRLADALADGDRVHAVILGAGTNNDGRTFGLSLPSPDAQEQLLRQVYTEAGVAPDEVVYVEAHGTGTQAGDPAECLSLGRALGAERSGGPLPIGSVKSNMGHLEPASGMPGLFKAMLVLRNRLVPPTLHAGTPNPAIDFDGLGLRVATRPVPLDGAAARPVAGVNSFGFGGANVHVALTVPPPSEEGGAAGGHPANALPLVVSARTPAALREAARQAAGVLASTADQDFYDIAYTSCRRRGTHPHRAAVVADSPAGAARALTRLLDGDEGGGEAAFGEAVEHGRVALVFSGNGAQWAGMAADLLGDEVFREAVEALDAELAPRLGWSVLEELAVPAERWCLAATEVAQPLLFAVQAGLAEMLKAAGVRPACVLGHSVGEVAAAYVSGALSSAQAAQVIAERSTAQARARGWGRMAAVGLPEDAARRLLAGHPGVEVAAVNTDRDVTVAGPEEALTALGEELAAGETFFRMLDLEYPFHSSAMDPVRDGLLEALAGLRPDRTRIPLVSTVTGGLMDGPDLNAAYWWRNVREPVRFAAAVERVADEGCDVLLEVGPHPVLRSYLRRVIGKARPRAAVAATLRRGEPGPSAMRAAVAHLIASGARVDWDRHFPRPGRVRPLPAYPWQRERYWIGGPGTWISRFGDPAVQHPLLGERLPVPYPAWAAELDPGRLGWLLDHKAGGAPVMPATGYLEMMAAAGRLGLPEAAGAVEVDRIDIARALVLSAATGTEPTCASTTLYPETGVVVVAGAEDRTRQPRENCRGRVRRLLRPVPPPVDVAELRARIGEPVDVEDFYARAAKGHMEWGPHFRVLTGLWRAGKEILGSYSCDAQEDGAYQAHPVVLDSALQAGVVWLVDEMLAGRHYMPAAIASMRLWGRPSPQGLLHVRERSRYDDEVCWDITVTDPDGNVSAEILGCRLRAVRGIATRLTRYETVLRAAPRPGGADERGTADGVAPVAEPQLLLDEAAGTADRALEAWRGLDYPRFAARAEEAFAHAVARALRAPGADGRARPFDPRELLRSHAASDHRRLLEPALPLLERHGLMGRLGPRQLRWTTPPAGPDTLHEELVWRGNAFAAHAALTVLIGTRLPDLLAGRETAAGLLAGGGADLLEQFHRAGPLCTAANRVVRAAVEGIVRRWPADRPLRVLELGAGTGGTTDALLPALPADRTRYTATDADEAVVNRLRQRFAASDLVEYAALDIDRAPAGQDVAEGAFDLVVAVNVLHLAEDVTAALDHARALLAPGGLLLAAEPHRLGALLPVFGLLAEFWRFADRDVRPDSPLLPREQWSDLLVDAGFTAIGATGDGGEPEHGDFSVLLAGAPQPAAAQARRTAPARLPRAGEGDAWVIAAEDGPGAAGALADVLRDRGARVARSGIGTDPGEWALKVPADARKAAFCVLLGDAEDDTGEDAASGPAAEVERITRRVAALRAIALACEQLPHDLEVSLWLAARPCGALPETGEPEGSGPEGSGPEAGTHPRDAAVWGAARSLGNEHPSLRVRRVCLTPTGDPALDAERLAAEMLAPDDEEEIVLTRRGRFVPRLREAPAATVPSTGVGDGCELAVRDPGRTFTLEWRQKRRAEPRAGEVAIEVRAAGLNYRDVMRAAGLLPVEAVEAVHGWHELGLECAGVVSAVGPGVTDLEPGDRVLTAGPVGIGDHAVVAAWMAMPVPDGLTFTQAATLPMAFVTATHSLIHCARLRAGETVLVHGGAGGVGLAALQVARACGARVIATAGSPAKRDLLRALGAEHVLDSRSLRFADQVMELTDGRGVDVVLNSLAGEAITRGLEVLRHGGRFIELGKRDIFENKPLLLRPFGDNISLFGVDVGTLQWKDPERAAREITACYPLMRTGGVTALPHTVLPAARVGEAFALMGSSRHIGKIVVSFGHDEPFGVRPRRTVPALDPDGTYLVTGGLTGFGAATARWLARRGARHLALVGRRGAGTPEAPGLLADLRALGADARAYAADAADRAAMERVLRDMDADGRPLRGVVHAAMHLDDAPLAELSDDRIRAVLHPKIAGALVLDDLTGDRDLDMFVMYSSISALGNIGQSAYAAANLYLEALARLRRRRGRTALTVALGALSETGVLARDAQGGTLAAVFGGEATRPAEALAAIEDMLAEQAGVAMVGRCDWGRLSQVMPGLRRPMTAALLPAGLDEEGTDRTRVLEALAAMDREQALAFLVAEIRQVLSEVLLLPAGQIAVDRRLDEYGMDSLMGGELMASVRTRYGIDIPPLELLRSGGTIADIAQIVLVRLGLSTTDAATPTPPSPPRPRPPEPDPVAAVPTGGSR; encoded by the coding sequence ATGGGGGAACGGCCAGGCGGGACCGATGGCCGCGCGGTCGCGATCGTCGGGGCGGGGTGCCGGCTTCCGGGCGGCATCACCGGCCTGGACGGGCTGTGGGCCGCGCTGGAGCGCGGCGACGACCTGGTCGGGCAGGTGCCGCCGGAGCGGTTCGAGGCCGACCGGTTCGTCGACGAGCGGATGCCCCGGGCGAGCCGCAGCTACACCCGCGCGGGCGGCTTCCTGACCGAGGACCCGGGCGGTTTCGACGCGGCCTTCTTCGGGATCTCGCCGAAGGAGGCCGCGGCGATGGACCCGCAGCAGCGGCTGCTGCTGGAGACGGCCGTGGAGGCGCTGGACGACGCCGGCATCGACCCCGCGTCCCTCGCCGGGTCCGACACCGGCGTGTTCATCGGGATCTCCGACCCCGCCTACGGCGTGCTGCAGATGCTGGAGCCGTGCGGGATCGGCCCGTACACGATGTCGGGGTCGACGCTGTCGATCGCGTCGAACCGGCTGTCGCAGGTGTTCGACCTGCGCGGCCCCAGCATGAGCATCGACACCGCCTGCTCGTCGTCGCTGCTGGCGGTGGAGCGCGGCTGGCGGACGCTCGTCGAGGGCAGGAGCCGGGTGGTGCTGGCCGGCGGGATGCACCTCCTGCTGAGCCCCGGCTCGTTCGTGGGGTTCAGCCAGGCGTCGATGCTGTCGCCGACCGGCCGCTGCCGGGCGTTCTCCGCGGACGCCGACGGGTTCGTCCGCGCCGAGGGCGGGGGCCTGGTGGTGCTGAAGCGGCTGGCCGACGCGCTCGCCGACGGCGACCGGGTGCACGCGGTGATCCTGGGGGCGGGCACCAACAACGACGGCCGCACGTTCGGGCTGTCGCTGCCCAGCCCGGACGCGCAGGAGCAGCTGCTGCGGCAGGTGTACACCGAGGCCGGCGTCGCGCCCGACGAGGTCGTGTACGTCGAGGCGCACGGCACCGGGACGCAGGCGGGGGACCCGGCCGAGTGCCTGTCCCTCGGCCGGGCCCTCGGCGCGGAGCGCTCCGGCGGCCCGCTGCCGATCGGGTCGGTGAAGTCCAACATGGGGCACCTGGAGCCGGCGTCCGGCATGCCGGGCCTGTTCAAGGCCATGCTGGTGCTGCGGAACCGGCTGGTGCCGCCGACGCTGCACGCCGGCACGCCGAACCCGGCCATCGACTTCGACGGGCTGGGGCTGCGCGTGGCGACGCGGCCGGTACCGCTGGACGGCGCCGCCGCCCGCCCGGTGGCCGGGGTCAACTCCTTCGGGTTCGGGGGCGCGAACGTCCATGTCGCGCTGACCGTCCCGCCGCCGTCCGAGGAGGGCGGCGCGGCTGGCGGGCACCCCGCGAACGCGCTGCCGCTGGTGGTGTCGGCGCGGACGCCGGCCGCGCTGCGCGAGGCGGCCCGCCAGGCCGCCGGGGTGCTCGCCTCGACCGCGGACCAGGACTTCTACGACATCGCCTACACGTCCTGCCGGCGGCGCGGCACGCATCCGCACCGCGCGGCGGTCGTCGCCGACTCGCCCGCCGGTGCCGCGCGCGCCCTGACCCGCCTGCTGGACGGCGACGAGGGCGGCGGCGAGGCGGCGTTCGGTGAAGCGGTGGAGCACGGCCGCGTCGCGCTGGTGTTCTCGGGCAACGGCGCGCAGTGGGCGGGGATGGCCGCCGACCTGCTCGGCGACGAGGTGTTCCGCGAGGCCGTCGAGGCCTTGGACGCCGAGCTGGCGCCGAGGCTGGGCTGGTCGGTCCTGGAAGAGCTGGCCGTGCCCGCCGAGCGGTGGTGCCTGGCGGCGACGGAGGTCGCGCAGCCCCTGCTGTTCGCGGTGCAGGCGGGGCTCGCGGAGATGCTGAAGGCGGCGGGCGTGCGTCCGGCCTGCGTGCTCGGGCACAGCGTGGGCGAGGTCGCCGCCGCCTACGTCTCGGGGGCGCTGTCGTCCGCGCAGGCGGCGCAGGTCATCGCCGAGCGGAGCACGGCGCAGGCGCGGGCGCGGGGCTGGGGGCGGATGGCCGCCGTGGGCCTGCCGGAGGACGCGGCCCGGCGGCTGCTGGCCGGCCATCCCGGCGTGGAGGTCGCCGCGGTCAACACCGACCGCGATGTCACCGTCGCCGGCCCCGAGGAGGCCCTGACCGCGCTCGGCGAGGAGCTGGCGGCCGGGGAGACCTTCTTCCGGATGCTCGACCTGGAGTACCCCTTCCACAGCTCCGCCATGGACCCGGTCCGCGACGGCCTGCTGGAGGCGCTGGCCGGGCTGCGGCCTGACCGCACCCGGATCCCGCTGGTCTCGACGGTGACCGGCGGGCTCATGGACGGGCCCGACCTGAACGCGGCGTACTGGTGGCGGAACGTCCGCGAGCCCGTCCGGTTCGCCGCCGCCGTCGAGCGGGTGGCGGACGAGGGCTGCGACGTGCTGCTGGAGGTCGGGCCGCACCCGGTGCTGCGCTCCTACCTGCGCCGCGTCATCGGCAAGGCGAGGCCCCGCGCGGCCGTCGCCGCCACCTTGCGGCGCGGAGAGCCGGGCCCGTCCGCCATGCGCGCGGCGGTCGCGCACCTGATCGCGTCCGGCGCCCGCGTGGACTGGGACCGCCACTTCCCGCGCCCCGGCCGGGTGCGGCCGCTGCCCGCCTACCCGTGGCAGCGCGAGCGGTACTGGATCGGCGGCCCCGGCACCTGGATCAGCCGGTTCGGCGACCCGGCGGTCCAGCATCCGCTGCTGGGCGAGCGGCTGCCGGTGCCCTACCCCGCGTGGGCGGCCGAACTCGACCCGGGGCGGCTCGGCTGGCTGCTGGACCACAAGGCCGGCGGAGCCCCGGTCATGCCCGCCACCGGCTACCTGGAGATGATGGCCGCCGCCGGGCGGCTCGGGCTGCCGGAGGCCGCCGGCGCGGTCGAGGTCGACCGGATCGACATCGCCCGGGCGCTGGTGCTGTCGGCGGCGACCGGTACCGAGCCGACGTGCGCGAGCACCACGCTGTACCCCGAGACCGGCGTGGTCGTCGTGGCCGGCGCCGAGGACCGCACCCGGCAGCCACGGGAGAACTGCCGGGGACGGGTCCGCCGCCTGCTGCGCCCGGTCCCGCCGCCGGTGGACGTGGCGGAACTGCGCGCACGCATCGGCGAGCCGGTCGACGTCGAGGACTTCTACGCGCGCGCCGCCAAGGGCCACATGGAGTGGGGGCCGCACTTCCGCGTGCTGACGGGCCTGTGGCGCGCCGGTAAGGAGATCCTGGGCTCCTACTCGTGCGACGCGCAGGAGGACGGCGCCTACCAGGCGCATCCGGTCGTCCTCGACAGCGCGCTCCAGGCCGGAGTGGTGTGGCTGGTGGACGAGATGCTCGCGGGCAGGCACTACATGCCCGCGGCGATCGCCTCGATGCGGCTGTGGGGGCGGCCGTCCCCGCAGGGCCTGCTGCACGTCCGGGAACGTTCGAGGTATGACGACGAGGTCTGCTGGGACATCACCGTCACCGACCCCGACGGCAACGTCAGCGCCGAGATCCTCGGCTGCCGGCTGCGCGCCGTCCGGGGCATCGCGACCCGGCTGACCCGGTACGAGACGGTGCTGCGCGCCGCGCCCCGGCCCGGCGGGGCCGACGAGCGGGGCACCGCGGACGGCGTGGCCCCCGTGGCGGAGCCGCAGCTGCTCCTCGACGAGGCGGCCGGCACCGCCGACCGGGCCCTTGAGGCGTGGCGCGGACTCGACTACCCCCGGTTCGCCGCGCGGGCCGAGGAGGCGTTCGCGCACGCCGTCGCCCGCGCGCTGCGGGCACCGGGCGCCGACGGCCGCGCCCGGCCGTTCGACCCGCGGGAACTGCTCCGGTCCCATGCCGCGTCGGACCACCGGCGGCTGCTGGAACCGGCGCTGCCGCTGCTCGAACGGCACGGCCTGATGGGCCGGCTCGGCCCGCGGCAGCTCCGGTGGACGACCCCGCCGGCGGGCCCCGACACCCTGCACGAGGAACTCGTCTGGCGCGGCAACGCCTTCGCCGCGCACGCCGCCCTGACCGTCCTCATCGGCACGCGCCTGCCCGACCTGCTCGCCGGGCGCGAGACCGCGGCCGGCCTCCTCGCCGGTGGCGGCGCCGACCTGCTGGAGCAGTTCCACCGCGCCGGGCCGCTGTGCACGGCCGCCAACCGGGTCGTGCGCGCCGCCGTGGAGGGGATCGTCCGGCGCTGGCCCGCCGACCGGCCGCTGCGCGTCCTGGAGCTCGGCGCCGGGACGGGCGGGACCACCGACGCGCTGCTGCCGGCGCTGCCCGCCGACCGCACCCGCTACACGGCCACCGACGCGGACGAGGCGGTCGTGAACCGGCTGCGGCAGCGGTTCGCCGCGTCCGACCTCGTCGAATACGCCGCGCTGGACATCGACCGGGCGCCCGCCGGGCAGGACGTGGCCGAGGGCGCGTTCGACCTCGTGGTCGCGGTGAACGTCCTGCATCTGGCCGAGGACGTGACCGCCGCGCTCGACCACGCGCGCGCCCTCCTGGCACCCGGCGGGCTGCTGCTGGCCGCCGAACCGCACCGGCTGGGCGCGCTGCTGCCGGTCTTCGGCCTGCTCGCGGAGTTCTGGCGCTTCGCCGACCGCGACGTGCGTCCCGACTCGCCGCTGCTGCCGCGCGAGCAGTGGTCGGACCTGCTGGTCGACGCGGGATTCACCGCCATCGGCGCCACCGGCGACGGCGGGGAGCCGGAGCACGGCGACTTCTCGGTCCTGCTGGCCGGAGCCCCGCAGCCGGCGGCCGCGCAAGCCCGCCGCACGGCGCCCGCACGGCTGCCGCGGGCGGGGGAGGGCGACGCCTGGGTCATCGCCGCCGAGGACGGCCCCGGCGCGGCCGGTGCGCTCGCGGACGTGCTGCGCGACCGCGGCGCCCGGGTCGCCAGGTCCGGCATCGGCACCGATCCCGGGGAGTGGGCGCTGAAGGTGCCCGCCGACGCGCGCAAGGCCGCCTTCTGCGTCCTCCTGGGCGATGCCGAAGACGACACCGGGGAAGACGCCGCGTCCGGCCCGGCCGCGGAGGTCGAGCGGATCACCCGGCGGGTCGCGGCGCTGCGCGCCATCGCGCTGGCCTGCGAGCAACTGCCCCACGACCTGGAGGTCTCCCTCTGGCTCGCCGCCCGCCCCTGCGGCGCCCTCCCGGAGACGGGCGAGCCGGAGGGGAGCGGGCCGGAGGGGAGCGGGCCGGAGGCCGGGACGCATCCGCGGGACGCCGCCGTCTGGGGCGCCGCGCGCTCCCTCGGCAACGAGCACCCGAGCCTGCGCGTCCGGCGCGTCTGCCTCACCCCGACCGGCGACCCCGCCCTGGACGCGGAACGCCTGGCGGCGGAGATGCTCGCGCCGGACGACGAGGAGGAGATCGTCCTGACCCGCCGCGGCCGCTTCGTCCCGCGGCTCCGGGAGGCGCCGGCCGCCACCGTCCCGTCCACCGGCGTCGGGGACGGCTGCGAGCTCGCGGTCCGCGACCCCGGGCGGACGTTCACCCTGGAATGGCGGCAGAAGCGCAGAGCGGAGCCCCGCGCCGGCGAGGTCGCCATCGAGGTCCGGGCGGCCGGGCTGAACTACCGCGACGTGATGCGCGCGGCCGGGCTGCTGCCCGTGGAGGCCGTAGAGGCGGTGCACGGATGGCACGAGCTCGGGCTGGAGTGCGCCGGGGTCGTCAGCGCCGTCGGCCCCGGCGTCACCGACCTGGAGCCCGGCGACCGGGTGCTGACCGCCGGGCCCGTCGGCATCGGCGACCACGCCGTCGTCGCCGCCTGGATGGCCATGCCCGTCCCTGACGGGCTCACCTTCACCCAGGCGGCCACGCTGCCGATGGCGTTCGTGACGGCGACCCACTCGCTCATCCACTGCGCGCGCCTGCGGGCCGGCGAGACCGTCCTGGTGCACGGCGGCGCCGGCGGCGTCGGCCTGGCCGCGCTCCAGGTCGCCCGCGCCTGCGGGGCCCGCGTGATCGCCACGGCCGGCTCGCCCGCCAAACGCGACCTGCTGCGCGCGCTCGGCGCCGAGCACGTGCTGGACTCGCGGAGCCTCCGCTTCGCCGACCAGGTCATGGAGCTGACGGACGGGCGCGGCGTGGACGTCGTCCTCAACTCCCTCGCCGGGGAGGCGATCACCCGCGGCCTGGAGGTGCTGCGGCACGGCGGCCGGTTCATCGAGCTGGGCAAGCGCGACATCTTCGAGAACAAGCCGCTGCTGCTGCGGCCGTTCGGCGACAACATCTCGCTGTTCGGGGTGGACGTGGGCACCCTGCAGTGGAAGGACCCCGAGCGCGCCGCCCGGGAGATCACCGCCTGCTACCCCCTGATGCGGACCGGCGGCGTCACCGCGCTGCCGCACACCGTCCTCCCCGCCGCCCGGGTGGGGGAGGCGTTCGCGCTGATGGGCTCGTCCCGCCACATCGGGAAGATCGTCGTCTCGTTCGGGCACGACGAGCCGTTCGGCGTGCGGCCCCGGCGGACGGTGCCGGCCCTGGACCCCGACGGCACCTACCTGGTCACCGGCGGGCTGACCGGGTTCGGCGCCGCCACCGCCCGCTGGCTGGCCCGCCGCGGCGCCCGCCATCTGGCCCTCGTCGGCCGCCGCGGCGCGGGGACGCCCGAGGCGCCCGGTCTGCTGGCCGACCTGCGCGCCCTGGGCGCCGACGCCCGCGCCTACGCGGCGGACGCCGCCGACCGCGCCGCCATGGAGCGGGTCCTGCGCGACATGGACGCCGACGGCCGTCCGCTGCGCGGCGTCGTCCACGCGGCGATGCACCTGGACGACGCGCCGCTCGCCGAACTGTCCGACGACCGGATCCGCGCGGTCCTGCACCCGAAGATCGCCGGGGCCCTGGTCCTGGACGACCTCACCGGTGACCGCGACCTGGACATGTTCGTCATGTACTCCTCCATCTCGGCGCTCGGCAACATCGGCCAGTCCGCGTACGCGGCGGCCAACCTCTACCTGGAGGCGCTGGCCCGGCTCCGCCGCCGGCGCGGCAGGACGGCGCTCACGGTGGCCCTCGGGGCGCTCAGCGAGACCGGCGTGCTGGCCCGCGACGCCCAGGGCGGGACGCTGGCGGCGGTGTTCGGCGGTGAGGCGACCCGCCCGGCGGAGGCGCTCGCCGCGATCGAGGACATGCTGGCCGAGCAGGCCGGCGTGGCGATGGTGGGCCGGTGCGACTGGGGCCGGCTCAGCCAGGTCATGCCCGGCCTGCGGCGTCCGATGACGGCGGCGCTGCTGCCCGCCGGCCTGGACGAGGAGGGCACCGACCGGACGCGGGTGCTGGAGGCGCTGGCCGCCATGGACCGCGAGCAGGCCCTCGCCTTCCTCGTCGCGGAGATCAGGCAGGTCCTCTCGGAGGTGCTGCTCCTGCCGGCCGGCCAGATCGCCGTCGACCGCCGGCTGGACGAGTACGGGATGGA
- a CDS encoding TerD family protein, producing MTELARGANAALTARRVTATVSSAVPVDVSALLVGPDLRVRSDADLVFFNAPQAAGVRWSDAGGQRVDLDLDAVPAEVAAVLIAVSLAGGTSFGAEPPRVLLTAGGATAAAFTVPGLGPEQAIIGLEVYRRAGGWKVRAVGQGYGGGLAELVAAHGIEVDDPGTPPPSAQTPQTPQPPPPAAVPPPRAVPPPVPPPVPPPAPPPPPPPDSEVDYLERCWLVWEDASRSLAAFRAATDHALTVRNEEIAGRRPRGRFDELMATADQRLRADAAQLRDELARVEPHVEAEVAPFDAPSWLTWRPRTDLAGGVLLGRLSTAELPDLRIPLVLRLPWRRAVWISQGTMPGDSTAYAWSLATRFLAAAPPGLVGLDVVDAPGLSGAGWLQGFDPATSARLLGGGVAVGTGAAERVRRLLDLVDLRRIGGGEDPPGGGPPVRLVVILDAGAALDGDDAHGLLRLVEDGPSAGVPVLLVETDTPAAESVRAVRLRQACNNLPSSADAIADSWVGADWTLTPDVLPDAAGAQAPALFSHVLGLHARTLASYD from the coding sequence ATGACCGAACTCGCCCGCGGCGCCAACGCGGCACTGACCGCCCGGCGGGTGACCGCGACGGTCTCCAGCGCCGTGCCCGTCGACGTCAGCGCCCTGCTCGTCGGCCCCGACCTGCGCGTCCGCTCCGACGCCGACCTGGTGTTCTTCAACGCCCCGCAGGCCGCGGGCGTCCGCTGGTCGGACGCCGGCGGCCAGCGCGTCGACCTCGACCTGGACGCGGTCCCCGCCGAGGTCGCCGCGGTGCTCATCGCGGTCAGCCTCGCCGGGGGCACGTCGTTCGGGGCGGAGCCGCCGCGGGTGCTGCTGACCGCCGGCGGCGCGACGGCCGCCGCGTTCACCGTCCCCGGCCTCGGGCCCGAGCAGGCGATCATCGGCCTGGAGGTGTACCGGCGCGCGGGCGGCTGGAAGGTGCGCGCCGTGGGCCAGGGCTACGGCGGCGGCCTGGCCGAGCTGGTCGCCGCGCACGGCATCGAGGTGGACGACCCGGGAACCCCGCCGCCCTCCGCGCAGACCCCGCAGACCCCGCAGCCCCCGCCGCCCGCGGCCGTACCGCCGCCGAGGGCCGTACCGCCGCCGGTGCCTCCGCCGGTGCCGCCACCCGCGCCGCCGCCTCCGCCGCCGCCCGACTCCGAGGTCGACTACCTCGAACGCTGCTGGCTCGTCTGGGAGGACGCGAGCCGCTCGCTGGCCGCGTTCCGCGCCGCCACCGACCACGCGCTGACCGTCCGCAACGAGGAGATCGCCGGGCGGCGGCCCCGCGGCCGCTTCGACGAGCTGATGGCCACCGCCGACCAGCGGCTGCGCGCCGACGCCGCCCAGCTCCGCGACGAGCTGGCCCGGGTGGAGCCGCACGTCGAGGCGGAGGTCGCGCCGTTCGACGCGCCGTCCTGGCTGACCTGGCGGCCCCGCACCGACCTCGCCGGCGGCGTGCTGCTCGGCCGGCTGTCCACCGCCGAACTGCCGGACCTGCGGATCCCGCTCGTACTGCGGCTGCCGTGGCGGCGCGCCGTGTGGATCTCCCAGGGCACGATGCCGGGCGACTCCACCGCCTACGCCTGGTCGCTGGCGACCCGGTTCCTCGCCGCGGCGCCGCCCGGGCTCGTCGGGCTGGACGTCGTCGACGCGCCGGGCCTGTCGGGCGCGGGCTGGCTGCAGGGCTTCGACCCGGCCACCTCCGCCCGGCTGCTCGGCGGCGGCGTGGCCGTCGGCACCGGGGCGGCCGAACGCGTCCGCCGGCTGCTCGACCTGGTCGACCTGCGCCGCATCGGCGGCGGCGAGGACCCGCCCGGCGGCGGCCCGCCCGTCCGGCTGGTGGTGATCCTCGACGCCGGCGCCGCGCTCGACGGCGACGACGCGCACGGCCTGCTGCGCCTGGTGGAGGACGGCCCGTCGGCCGGCGTCCCGGTGCTGCTGGTGGAGACCGACACCCCGGCCGCCGAGTCCGTGCGCGCCGTCCGGCTCCGGCAGGCGTGCAACAACCTCCCCTCCAGCGCGGACGCCATCGCCGACTCGTGGGTCGGCGCGGACTGGACGCTCACCCCCGACGTCCTGCCCGACGCCGCCGGCGCGCAGGCCCCCGCCCTGTTCTCGCACGTCCTCGGCCTGCACGCCCGCACCCTGGCGTCCTACGACTGA